A genome region from Carya illinoinensis cultivar Pawnee chromosome 2, C.illinoinensisPawnee_v1, whole genome shotgun sequence includes the following:
- the LOC122301662 gene encoding uncharacterized protein LOC122301662, with translation MAKNSLEDLHEIRRGVASGQSREESRRTQRWRKPEDSRFKANFDATYDAKRQKMGAGIIVIGRNGDVMASMAIPIYHVTSPFIAESYAIWKTIDMCTRLGFREVVLEGDAKVVINIVNTKEEDES, from the coding sequence ATGGCGAAAAACAGTTTGGAAGATTTACATGAGATAAGAAGGGGAGTGGCAAGTGGACAGAGTAGAGAAGAAAGTAGAAGGACCCAAAGGTGGAGAAAACCTGAAGATAGTAGATTTAAAGCCAACTTTGATGCTACATATGATGCCAAGAGACAGAAGATGGGAGCTGGAATTATAGTCATAGGTAGAAATGGTGATGTTATGGCCTCAATGGCTATTCCAATATATCATGTTACATCCCCTTTTATAGCAGAAAGTTATGCGATATGGAAGACAATTGACATGTGCACTAGGTTAGGATTTAGAGAGGTAGTACTAGAAGGTGATGCAAAAGTTGTTATTAATATTGTAAATACTAAAGAAGAGGATGAATCATGA